In Hyla sarda isolate aHylSar1 chromosome 9, aHylSar1.hap1, whole genome shotgun sequence, the following proteins share a genomic window:
- the TRIM32 gene encoding E3 ubiquitin-protein ligase TRIM32 isoform X3 — translation MATAPSVNLDGLREVLECPICMETYTEEELRPKLLQCGHTICKQCLEKLLASTINGVRCPFCSRVTRVTNSSQLTDNLTVLKIMNTAELGEAVIGLMCKTCNRRLPRRYCKKCAYVICEMCGEEAHPSPDHIVLSIAEAANERRQSLQEKLTCLRQSIQELQKRKSSLDSLSSQLKCKYKLVLQDYSKEEINVQEELARSRKHFTSSLYEVEKLNNHVLDEQAYLLNIAEVQIVSRCDYLMLKVKQSDSALLEESFEEEEPNLVANLTQDLTLQDVEFLKLGHVGPVQVGQVIKKPYNANLDDPNTDGFPVAMSNDIEPLAEELSHVQPCTSTPMVQLADTACSLQQCQFLRKMGSKGNMPGMFNLPVSIHVTSLGEVLVADRGNCRIQVFNRKGFLREIRRSPTGIDTFVLSFLGADLPNLIPLSVTMNCHGLIGVTDNYDNSVKVYTMEGHCIACHRSQLSKPWGIAAMPTGQFVVTDVEGGKLWCLTVDRSLGVVKYSRLCSAVRPKFVACDQHGTVYFTQGLGLNLENRQYEHNLEGGFSIGSVGADGQLGRQISHFFSENEDFRCIAGMCVGARGDLIVADSGRKEILHFPKSGGYSVLIKEGLTCPVGVSITPKGQLLVLDCWDHCIKIYSYHTRRYSSP, via the coding sequence ATGGCTACTGCCCCGTCTGTGAATCTGGATGGCCTCCGAGAAGTGCTTGAGTGCCCAATATGTATGGAGACATACACAGAAGAAGAACTGAGGCCAAAACTTCTCCAGTGTGGTCACACCATATGTAAACAGTGCCTTGAAAAGCTTTTAGCCAGTACCATTAATGGAGTGCGCTGTCCTTTCTGTAGTCGCGTAACCCGTGTCACAAATTCATCTCAGCTGACTGATAACTTGACAGTATTAAAAATCATGAACACAGCAGAACTGGGCGAGGCAGTCATAGGTTTAATGTGCAAGACGTGTAATCGAAGACTACCACGAAGGTACTGCAAAAAATGTGCTTATGTGATTTGTGAAATGTGTGGAGAAGAGGCACATCCCTCTCCAGATCACATTGTACTTTCAATCGCTGAAGCCGCAAATGAGCGTCGGCAAAGCTTACAGGAAAAGCTTACTTGTCTTAGACAGTCCATTCAGGAACTACAGAAGAGAAAATCCTCTCTAGACAGTCTTTCTTCACAGTTAAAGTGCAAGTACAAATTAGTTTTGCAAGATTACAGTAAAGAAGAAATTAATGTGCAAGAGGAGCTGGCTCGATCGCGCAAGCATTTTACATCTTCCTTGTATGAGGTAGAAAAATTAAACAATCACGTTCTGGATGAGCAAGCTTACCTTCTCAACATAGCAGAAGTACAGATTGTGTCTAGGTGTGACTACCTGATGCTTAAGGTAAAACAATCAGATTCAGCTCTTCTGGAAGAGTCTTTCGAGGAAGAAGAACCCAACCTAGTGGCTAATTTAACACAAGACCTTACACTACAAGATGTAGAATTTCTTAAGCTAGGGCATGTTGGTCCTGTACAGGTAGGTCAAGTCATCAAGAAGCCTTACAATGCAAATTTAGATGACCCTAACACAGATGGATTTCCTGTGGCTATGAGCAATGATATAGAGCCACTAGCAGAGGAACTAAGTCATGTGCAACCTTGTACTTCAACTCCTATGGTCCAACTTGCAGATACTGCATGTAGTTTACAGCAATGTCAGTTTCTGAGGAAGATGGGATCTAAGGGTAATATGCCAGGAATGTTTAATCTGCCTGTCAGTATCCATGTTACATCACTGGGCGAGGTACTTGTTGCGGACAGAGGTAACTGCAGAATTCAGGTTTTTAACAGAAAAGGCTTTTTGAGAGAAATAAGACGAAGTCCCACTGGAATTGATACTTTTGTGTTAAGCTTCCTTGGTGCAGATCTTCCTAACTTGATTCCGTTATCGGTAACTATGAACTGCCATGGACTAATAGGTGTAACAGACAATTATGATAACTCTGTGAAAGTATATACAATGGAAGGACACTGTATTGCCTGTCACAGAAGCCAACTAAGCAAACCATGGGGAATTGCAGCCATGCCTACGGGTCAGTTTGTAGTAACTGATGTGGAAGGTGGAAAACTGTGGTGTCTGACTGTAGACCGAAGCCTTGGTGTTGTCAAATACAGTCGGCTTTGTAGTGCTGTGCGGCCAAAGTTTGTAGCATGTGACCAGCACGGAACTGTATATTTCACTCAAGGGCTAGGTCTAAACTTGGAAAACCGTCAGTATGAGCATAATCTTGAAGGAGGGTTTTCGATTGGCTCAGTGGGAGCTGACGGGCAACTGGGTCGACAAATCAGTCACTTTTTCTCAGAGAATGAAGACTTCCGTTGTATTGCAGGAATGTGTGTTGGGGCCCGGGGAGACTTAATTGTGGCTGATAGTGGTCGAAAAGAAATTCTACATTTCCCTAAAAGCGGGGGGTACAGTGTCTTAATCAAAGAGGGCTTGACCTGTCCTGTTGGAGTGTCCATAACTCCGAAGGGCCAACTGTTGGTGCTGGATTGTTGGGATCATTGTATTAAAATTTATAGTTACCATACACGCAGGTATTCTTCACCTTGA
- the TRIM32 gene encoding E3 ubiquitin-protein ligase TRIM32 isoform X1, with translation MEHQQEAERGISEGTEETMATAPSVNLDGLREVLECPICMETYTEEELRPKLLQCGHTICKQCLEKLLASTINGVRCPFCSRVTRVTNSSQLTDNLTVLKIMNTAELGEAVIGLMCKTCNRRLPRRYCKKCAYVICEMCGEEAHPSPDHIVLSIAEAANERRQSLQEKLTCLRQSIQELQKRKSSLDSLSSQLKCKYKLVLQDYSKEEINVQEELARSRKHFTSSLYEVEKLNNHVLDEQAYLLNIAEVQIVSRCDYLMLKVKQSDSALLEESFEEEEPNLVANLTQDLTLQDVEFLKLGHVGPVQVGQVIKKPYNANLDDPNTDGFPVAMSNDIEPLAEELSHVQPCTSTPMVQLADTACSLQQCQFLRKMGSKGNMPGMFNLPVSIHVTSLGEVLVADRGNCRIQVFNRKGFLREIRRSPTGIDTFVLSFLGADLPNLIPLSVTMNCHGLIGVTDNYDNSVKVYTMEGHCIACHRSQLSKPWGIAAMPTGQFVVTDVEGGKLWCLTVDRSLGVVKYSRLCSAVRPKFVACDQHGTVYFTQGLGLNLENRQYEHNLEGGFSIGSVGADGQLGRQISHFFSENEDFRCIAGMCVGARGDLIVADSGRKEILHFPKSGGYSVLIKEGLTCPVGVSITPKGQLLVLDCWDHCIKIYSYHTRRYSSP, from the exons ATGGAGCACCAACAAGAAGCAGAACGGGGGATTAGCGAGGGAACAGAG GAAACCATGGCTACTGCCCCGTCTGTGAATCTGGATGGCCTCCGAGAAGTGCTTGAGTGCCCAATATGTATGGAGACATACACAGAAGAAGAACTGAGGCCAAAACTTCTCCAGTGTGGTCACACCATATGTAAACAGTGCCTTGAAAAGCTTTTAGCCAGTACCATTAATGGAGTGCGCTGTCCTTTCTGTAGTCGCGTAACCCGTGTCACAAATTCATCTCAGCTGACTGATAACTTGACAGTATTAAAAATCATGAACACAGCAGAACTGGGCGAGGCAGTCATAGGTTTAATGTGCAAGACGTGTAATCGAAGACTACCACGAAGGTACTGCAAAAAATGTGCTTATGTGATTTGTGAAATGTGTGGAGAAGAGGCACATCCCTCTCCAGATCACATTGTACTTTCAATCGCTGAAGCCGCAAATGAGCGTCGGCAAAGCTTACAGGAAAAGCTTACTTGTCTTAGACAGTCCATTCAGGAACTACAGAAGAGAAAATCCTCTCTAGACAGTCTTTCTTCACAGTTAAAGTGCAAGTACAAATTAGTTTTGCAAGATTACAGTAAAGAAGAAATTAATGTGCAAGAGGAGCTGGCTCGATCGCGCAAGCATTTTACATCTTCCTTGTATGAGGTAGAAAAATTAAACAATCACGTTCTGGATGAGCAAGCTTACCTTCTCAACATAGCAGAAGTACAGATTGTGTCTAGGTGTGACTACCTGATGCTTAAGGTAAAACAATCAGATTCAGCTCTTCTGGAAGAGTCTTTCGAGGAAGAAGAACCCAACCTAGTGGCTAATTTAACACAAGACCTTACACTACAAGATGTAGAATTTCTTAAGCTAGGGCATGTTGGTCCTGTACAGGTAGGTCAAGTCATCAAGAAGCCTTACAATGCAAATTTAGATGACCCTAACACAGATGGATTTCCTGTGGCTATGAGCAATGATATAGAGCCACTAGCAGAGGAACTAAGTCATGTGCAACCTTGTACTTCAACTCCTATGGTCCAACTTGCAGATACTGCATGTAGTTTACAGCAATGTCAGTTTCTGAGGAAGATGGGATCTAAGGGTAATATGCCAGGAATGTTTAATCTGCCTGTCAGTATCCATGTTACATCACTGGGCGAGGTACTTGTTGCGGACAGAGGTAACTGCAGAATTCAGGTTTTTAACAGAAAAGGCTTTTTGAGAGAAATAAGACGAAGTCCCACTGGAATTGATACTTTTGTGTTAAGCTTCCTTGGTGCAGATCTTCCTAACTTGATTCCGTTATCGGTAACTATGAACTGCCATGGACTAATAGGTGTAACAGACAATTATGATAACTCTGTGAAAGTATATACAATGGAAGGACACTGTATTGCCTGTCACAGAAGCCAACTAAGCAAACCATGGGGAATTGCAGCCATGCCTACGGGTCAGTTTGTAGTAACTGATGTGGAAGGTGGAAAACTGTGGTGTCTGACTGTAGACCGAAGCCTTGGTGTTGTCAAATACAGTCGGCTTTGTAGTGCTGTGCGGCCAAAGTTTGTAGCATGTGACCAGCACGGAACTGTATATTTCACTCAAGGGCTAGGTCTAAACTTGGAAAACCGTCAGTATGAGCATAATCTTGAAGGAGGGTTTTCGATTGGCTCAGTGGGAGCTGACGGGCAACTGGGTCGACAAATCAGTCACTTTTTCTCAGAGAATGAAGACTTCCGTTGTATTGCAGGAATGTGTGTTGGGGCCCGGGGAGACTTAATTGTGGCTGATAGTGGTCGAAAAGAAATTCTACATTTCCCTAAAAGCGGGGGGTACAGTGTCTTAATCAAAGAGGGCTTGACCTGTCCTGTTGGAGTGTCCATAACTCCGAAGGGCCAACTGTTGGTGCTGGATTGTTGGGATCATTGTATTAAAATTTATAGTTACCATACACGCAGGTATTCTTCACCTTGA
- the TRIM32 gene encoding E3 ubiquitin-protein ligase TRIM32 isoform X2, which translates to MCFLSRKETMATAPSVNLDGLREVLECPICMETYTEEELRPKLLQCGHTICKQCLEKLLASTINGVRCPFCSRVTRVTNSSQLTDNLTVLKIMNTAELGEAVIGLMCKTCNRRLPRRYCKKCAYVICEMCGEEAHPSPDHIVLSIAEAANERRQSLQEKLTCLRQSIQELQKRKSSLDSLSSQLKCKYKLVLQDYSKEEINVQEELARSRKHFTSSLYEVEKLNNHVLDEQAYLLNIAEVQIVSRCDYLMLKVKQSDSALLEESFEEEEPNLVANLTQDLTLQDVEFLKLGHVGPVQVGQVIKKPYNANLDDPNTDGFPVAMSNDIEPLAEELSHVQPCTSTPMVQLADTACSLQQCQFLRKMGSKGNMPGMFNLPVSIHVTSLGEVLVADRGNCRIQVFNRKGFLREIRRSPTGIDTFVLSFLGADLPNLIPLSVTMNCHGLIGVTDNYDNSVKVYTMEGHCIACHRSQLSKPWGIAAMPTGQFVVTDVEGGKLWCLTVDRSLGVVKYSRLCSAVRPKFVACDQHGTVYFTQGLGLNLENRQYEHNLEGGFSIGSVGADGQLGRQISHFFSENEDFRCIAGMCVGARGDLIVADSGRKEILHFPKSGGYSVLIKEGLTCPVGVSITPKGQLLVLDCWDHCIKIYSYHTRRYSSP; encoded by the exons ATGTGTTTTCTGTCAAGGAAG GAAACCATGGCTACTGCCCCGTCTGTGAATCTGGATGGCCTCCGAGAAGTGCTTGAGTGCCCAATATGTATGGAGACATACACAGAAGAAGAACTGAGGCCAAAACTTCTCCAGTGTGGTCACACCATATGTAAACAGTGCCTTGAAAAGCTTTTAGCCAGTACCATTAATGGAGTGCGCTGTCCTTTCTGTAGTCGCGTAACCCGTGTCACAAATTCATCTCAGCTGACTGATAACTTGACAGTATTAAAAATCATGAACACAGCAGAACTGGGCGAGGCAGTCATAGGTTTAATGTGCAAGACGTGTAATCGAAGACTACCACGAAGGTACTGCAAAAAATGTGCTTATGTGATTTGTGAAATGTGTGGAGAAGAGGCACATCCCTCTCCAGATCACATTGTACTTTCAATCGCTGAAGCCGCAAATGAGCGTCGGCAAAGCTTACAGGAAAAGCTTACTTGTCTTAGACAGTCCATTCAGGAACTACAGAAGAGAAAATCCTCTCTAGACAGTCTTTCTTCACAGTTAAAGTGCAAGTACAAATTAGTTTTGCAAGATTACAGTAAAGAAGAAATTAATGTGCAAGAGGAGCTGGCTCGATCGCGCAAGCATTTTACATCTTCCTTGTATGAGGTAGAAAAATTAAACAATCACGTTCTGGATGAGCAAGCTTACCTTCTCAACATAGCAGAAGTACAGATTGTGTCTAGGTGTGACTACCTGATGCTTAAGGTAAAACAATCAGATTCAGCTCTTCTGGAAGAGTCTTTCGAGGAAGAAGAACCCAACCTAGTGGCTAATTTAACACAAGACCTTACACTACAAGATGTAGAATTTCTTAAGCTAGGGCATGTTGGTCCTGTACAGGTAGGTCAAGTCATCAAGAAGCCTTACAATGCAAATTTAGATGACCCTAACACAGATGGATTTCCTGTGGCTATGAGCAATGATATAGAGCCACTAGCAGAGGAACTAAGTCATGTGCAACCTTGTACTTCAACTCCTATGGTCCAACTTGCAGATACTGCATGTAGTTTACAGCAATGTCAGTTTCTGAGGAAGATGGGATCTAAGGGTAATATGCCAGGAATGTTTAATCTGCCTGTCAGTATCCATGTTACATCACTGGGCGAGGTACTTGTTGCGGACAGAGGTAACTGCAGAATTCAGGTTTTTAACAGAAAAGGCTTTTTGAGAGAAATAAGACGAAGTCCCACTGGAATTGATACTTTTGTGTTAAGCTTCCTTGGTGCAGATCTTCCTAACTTGATTCCGTTATCGGTAACTATGAACTGCCATGGACTAATAGGTGTAACAGACAATTATGATAACTCTGTGAAAGTATATACAATGGAAGGACACTGTATTGCCTGTCACAGAAGCCAACTAAGCAAACCATGGGGAATTGCAGCCATGCCTACGGGTCAGTTTGTAGTAACTGATGTGGAAGGTGGAAAACTGTGGTGTCTGACTGTAGACCGAAGCCTTGGTGTTGTCAAATACAGTCGGCTTTGTAGTGCTGTGCGGCCAAAGTTTGTAGCATGTGACCAGCACGGAACTGTATATTTCACTCAAGGGCTAGGTCTAAACTTGGAAAACCGTCAGTATGAGCATAATCTTGAAGGAGGGTTTTCGATTGGCTCAGTGGGAGCTGACGGGCAACTGGGTCGACAAATCAGTCACTTTTTCTCAGAGAATGAAGACTTCCGTTGTATTGCAGGAATGTGTGTTGGGGCCCGGGGAGACTTAATTGTGGCTGATAGTGGTCGAAAAGAAATTCTACATTTCCCTAAAAGCGGGGGGTACAGTGTCTTAATCAAAGAGGGCTTGACCTGTCCTGTTGGAGTGTCCATAACTCCGAAGGGCCAACTGTTGGTGCTGGATTGTTGGGATCATTGTATTAAAATTTATAGTTACCATACACGCAGGTATTCTTCACCTTGA